In Miscanthus floridulus cultivar M001 chromosome 8, ASM1932011v1, whole genome shotgun sequence, the sequence CACCAATGGAGGGTCAACATTAATGTAACATAGCTCAAGCTCCTTGAGCTGATACTTTTTAATTGGCCATTTATTTTCAGGTGGGCTTTGttgttgctgttgctgctgctgtgttgttgttgttgttgttatttccTCTAGCCCATCAATACGAAGAATATCAAGTTTCTTGGGAAATTTAAGATCCAGTGACTGTAGCGAACCAATATTATCTCCTATGGGGAAGCCTTGCATAGAGATAAGCTCTTCCATGCCAGAAAAGCTCCAGTTTATATCCTTGATACCAGTACCTGAAATGTCAAGGCACCTCAAATATCTTAGCTGCCTTATGCCCTTTGGAAGTGTCTGTATTTCTGAGCAGTTCCTGAGGAGCAAATACTGGAGCATCCTTAGGTATACTATGCTCCTAGGGAGTTTTCTTATATTTGTTTCAGAAATATTCAAGTATCGAAGATGCTCTAGGCTTCCTATAGAAATAGGTAGAGTCCTAATACCTTGCACTTCACGTAGGTCAAGCACTcttaaaagatttagttgtttgaacATGTCCACTCGAATGCCATCTGGTATTGTGCTCTTATGAAGTACTAGTGTCCTCAGGTACTTCATCCTTCTTAGTCCATGCAGCGATACGCTTTCTCCAGTGTTTGCCTCTCTTCTGGCTTCATTATTATTTCTGTGGTTATTATTTGCCATGTTGTCATTGATATTTTCTTCTGCTCCTATGATCTCACCACTGTcaccattttcattttcattgccATCATCATTGTGATCCTTTACCTCATTGTTTTCAACTATTGATAGTCGTCGTACTTCAAAAAGATTTGTTATAGAAACTGATTCATTGCAGAAGTTTTCATAATCAGACACATCCTTCGCAAAGGAGCGGATCATGATAGGCATCTTCGCTCCTATGGCACCAGCATTCCCAAACTCACGATGGAGGAGACCTCTTCCAATCAACTCATCAAAATAATACTCCGCAACCTCTTCCATGGTGAGTTTTCTCTTCTCCACAATGAAGCCCTCAGAGATCCATTGTTGTATAATGTACTGTTTCTCGATGAAGAAATCTTCAGGAAAGACTGAACAGTAAAGAAAGCACTGCCTCATGTAAGATGGCAAATTCTGAAAACTCAAGTTGATCATGTATTGTTCCTCTGGTGAAAGGTCCTGAAATGCAGTCCGACATACAGTCTCCCAGTCATGCCTTGTCGGCTCATGGCCCCTTAGAGTCCGCCCTATACTCCTGATGGCAAGCGGGAGACCATCACATTTCTTGACTATCTGTTGCCCAATGTCCTTTAAGTCTGCTTCGTCATTCTCACTAATCGAAGCTCTTCGAAACAGCAAGCTCAAAGCATCAATGTTGTTCATCCTTTTGACATAATGGATATGACCAGCCCCGATTCTTTTAGCAATATGCTTATTTCTGGTACTTACTATCACTCTACTGCTTTCACTGTTGCCCTGCTGCAGAGGACCCTCCAACAACGCCTCCCAAACATTTTCTGTCCAGACAGAATCAACTACTAGCAAGAATTTCTTCTTAGCTATTTCATCCCCCAGTTTCTGTAGTTGATCTTTAGTTGGTCCTTCCTTACGACGATCTGACCACATTATTAGTGAACTCAAATCATTGGAGAAACGTATCCATAATTTTTTCTCAAAGTGATGAGCGTTACCATCACCAACCTTGACTCTGTGATATATCCTCCGAGCAAGAGTAGTCTTGCCAATTCCAACCATTCCAACTATCGCAATAAGACGACATCTTTTCTTGGAACTATGTAATAACTCAATTAAATCACTAGCATCGCTGTCAACATAGTCACCAATAATATCAGCATTGTAGTCAGGTGCTGTCTTTCCATATGATCGAATTGCGTGCTGGTTTGTCTTGGTCTCAACTGGAAGCTTCAGTATGCTCTCAAAATCCACATTCAACTCCTTTATGGCGGCAGCAACTTTTATGAGACCAGAATGATCACCACAGCTAATCGTCCTTCTGAGAGATCCCTGCACAACAAATGAAGAGACAATTATTTCAAATATTTAATCATGCCTTTGAATTGAGTATCTTCCTTTTAAAAGTCACACACGATCAACATGGAGACGAGTTTTGAGTTTTGATAGAGAGAGAAAATAAAACACTTATGAAACACATATTGCTTAGGCACGCTAGTCCCCAAAAATGAAGTCCATCCACCTAATGCCTCATGAATTgatatcttactattactaatcgAAGGCCTAAATAGAGCTTCTATGTTAATCATCATGGGACGCACTAGAAATAAGATAAATTCTAGAAACTCTCACGAAAACAAGAAACATACATATAGCGAAACATATAGAGTAATAATTCATAAATTTACCATAAGCGGATAGAGACTATAGAGTATCTATTGGGACATTCAAGGTGTTTGGTTCAGTTAGTGATAACGTAAATGGAAATGGAATCAAACATATGTAACGGTAATGCATACCCTCTAGTaacatactcatcataatacCTTCCAGATCAGTCATAAACCATGCTTTATAAATTAAGGAAATAAAAATGAACTAAAAACGACAATTTTCCATTGTGAATGATTAGGGCCGCTCCTTTCTTTGATGACCTTACATTTCAAACCAGTGCAACAACAGAAGTGTTTAACATAGTATGGCTGAACGGGTCTTCAGATTTGGGTTACATTTCGATAACATTGTAGATCTCACCAAAGTTTCAAATCTGTAGTCGATCAGATAAATGCATTGCCAGCAATTTGAAATCCATTTAAAGTTTTAAACCTGGTTGTGGAATAcgaaatgaaatgaaatctataaaAGACAAAAGAGAACAGAGCAACATACCCTGGGCTTGTCGTTCTTGATGATCCATTGGTCGACGACGTTCTCGACCTGGTACATGTGGTCCTTGACCCGCTTGAGCCAGTACCTGCCTACCTCGTCGTCCAGCATCACCTTGCGCTCCGCCGACTCCATCATCAGCACCACCCGCTCGTAGTTCTTCTTGAGCCTGTTGACGTCGCCCTTGACGGCCCGATGCTCGCTGATCTCCGCCAACACCAAGTTGGCCACGAACATGGTGAGGCTGGAGGCCATGGAGGCTAAGGCTGAGTCCGGGATCATCGATCTATCTCGGTCTCAGACTCTCAGGTCCCTAGCTGCTTTGCCTGATCGATCAGGAGGTCGTCATTATATTCAATTCAGGTTGAGTGCTGCTACCAGGATGCACATCTCGTAGAGAAATGCATGCAGTGCATTGATACCTCACTGGGCGACGGCGATGTCGTCTCGACGGCGCTGCCTTGCTTTGGCCGGGGAAGAACTGCTATggatgtgtgtgtgtgagtgagagagagagagggggggggggggggggggggggggatttagGTACCAAAAAAATGGACAGTACTGACAGACGACTTAAGCAAGACATGTGATGATTAGTTCATTTCTTGATCGGTGCTAGTAGTTATATGACTTGGTCTCTCTGGCTCTAGTCAGATTGGTGATGAGAGTAGTTAGATCCAATCTAGTTGACTTCGACAGGTCATCCACCCTCTGCCGGTATCCCAGTTTTAGTGAATTTCTTCTTTTTCTATGCTCAATCATCTAGATGATCCAACGTGCTTTCCACTCCTACGTCTTGTGGTCATGCATGCCCCAAAAGTGTCATACTGTTATATCATCTTATTTCTACACAGTTTTGATTTGTTTTTTGAAGTCAAATAGTTTGAAGTTATTCTAAATAATTTTCTATATAAATTAagtttttttcttttcaattttgaCAGATTTTTCCTCTGATAGATTTCCGACATTCCGGTTTATTAgttgctgaaaggatcaagatgcccaagaggggggtgaattgggctaattctaaattttcttgcactaatcaaatcctacggatagcccaattaaccccttgtgcctagaaaggtgtttctatcaaattaacgcacaaaagacttgcaacctatgttccaaacttactctagcatggcaattctatgaatgtaaagacaagtattgaattgctcaaagtaaatacttaaagtaaatgctcaaagtaaatagagagaggaacgcggcgatgttttgccgaggtatcggagagtcgccactccccactagtcctcgttggagcacccgcgcaagggtgtagctcccccttatccgcgcaaggatcaagtgctctctacgggttgattcttcgacactccgtcgcggtgaatcacctaaagccgctcacaatttgagttgggtcacccacaagctccgccggatgaacaccaagctcacaatcaccaccaagccgtctaggtgatggcgatcaccaaaagtaacaagcatgaactctcacttgaccacgcgaagcctaatgaaaagatggatacacacttgtctactcttgattcactaatgaggtttcactcttgaattctcaaatcacaaacacctcactaggaccttgctcttcttggcactcacaaacgtgtttctcagttgtggaaatgagcaaaagtgactccacacacgagtggagcttctatttataaggcagcctgaaaaacgaaccgttatgagcttctgcggggtgaccagacgctccgatcgtgttgaccggatgctccggtcagttcaacccgtgaaccagtagtaatgagttgaccggacgctggcagggtccggtcagcactgaccggacacgtccggtcgcataaaacccttactggaaccttactggactcgaccggacgctggatactcagggtccggtcagtattgaccggacgcgtccagtcacactttctcaagtctggacccttactggagtcgaccggacgctggccctcagcgtccggtcacattgaccttccagcgtccggtcacactagacttgttctcctcggtcaaatgaactgaccggaccctgcggccagcgtccggtcgcaccgaagccagcgtccggtcagtatttgaccctccattcacttccaactctcgatcaattgtgaatgaagtttgctccaaaggatcttaggcattcataggagctacctagagttagttttaacaagtgtgcaccacacctaactcactagactcaactaggtcaagctacccgtccataccccccttaatagtacggccaaagaaaaaacaaagtcctaaactactctaagtgtctcttcaactccaattggcacttagaactagtcatccttaaccttgtcgtccatcctttaaaaaccgaaacgatttccatcgtaggggcatgaccaactcgattgcccaatcgatctccattaccattgaaaggatcaagatgcccaagagggggggtgaattgggctaattcgaaattctcttgcaataaacaaatcctacggatagcccaattaaccccttgtgcctagaaaagtgtttctatcaaactaaagcacaacgaactcaccacctatgttccaaccttactcaagcaagcaattctatggatgtaaaacaagtattgaattgctcaaagtaaatactcaaagtaagtgctcaaagtaaataaggagagaaaggaacgcggcgatgttttgccgaggtatcgaagagtcgccactctccactagtcctcgttggagcacccgcgcaagggtgaagctcccccttgatccgcgcaaggatcaagtgctctctatgggttgattcttcgacactccgtcgcggcgaatcacccaaagccgctcacaacttgagttgggtcacccacaagctccgccgggtgaataccaaactcccaatcaccaccaagccgtctaggtgatggcgatcaccaagagtaacaagcacgaactctcacttgaccacgcgaagcctaatgagaagatggatgcacactttgctactcttgatttgctagtgaggctactctcttggattctcaaatcacaaacacctcactaggaccttgctcttcttggcactcacaaacatgtttctcagctgttggaatgagcaaaagtaactccactcacgagtggagcttctatttataaggcagcctgaaaaactaaccgttatgagcttctgcggggtgaccggacgctccggtcgtgatgactggacgctccggtcagttcaacccgcgaaccagcattcaagtgatgaccggacgctgtcagggtccggtcagtaccgaccggacgcgtccggtcgctcttggatgcttactgtaaacgaccggacgctggatacacagggtccggtcacactgaccggacgcgtccggtcactcttttccaagtctggacccttactggagtcgaccggacgctagccctcagcgtccggtcacatgaccttccagcgtccggtcacaacagacttaaccacctcagtcaaacgaactgaccggaccctgcggccagcgtccggtcgcaccggagccagcgtccggtcagtgtttgaccctccattcactttcaactttcgaacatatgtgaatgaagtttgctccaaaggatcttaggcattcataggagctacctagagctagttttaacaagtgtgcaccacacctaactcactagactcaactaggtcaagctactcgttcataccccccttcatagtacggccaaaggaaaaacaaagtcctaaactactctaagtgtctctccaactccaatcgacacttagaactagttatccttaaccttgtcgtccatcctttgaaaaccgaaacgatttccatcgtaggggcatgacaacctcgattgcccaatcgatctccatttccatgacctaacttaattacctctgcaaaacacacgttagtcatagtaatcttgtattgacattaatcaccgaaatccaactaggggcctagatgctttcaatctccccctttttggtgattgatgacaataccacctcgagtatgttatggagtgaggtttttgacgggcttggttcatataagcttttgtcaataagaacaaaagagttagtcaagcttatatgacccaagccaacacaatgtactcaaaggatatgaattaagcatgagtactaattacaaagctcatttgcttcgaagtataaccgCGGAAGCAAAGGGCAAACGAGCATTactcaagtgatatgacatatagataaagcaaagtagaaatcacacatgtcaaatatcacaatcacgtagatagcactatcacatatatataatagtatgcatcaaagtaaacacacgaatgcataagtaatagtgtatcacacaaatgaaactccaaatgtatataataagctaatactagataactagctccccctaaagctcgctccccctgagtctacatactcaaaacctctccccctttggcgtcaaacaccaaaacctaagggtcggacggcggggctgcagcggacgagtcgggcgctgaagtacgtggagcaagatggaactgggcggcatcatcatctgatcctgagctctgaactgactgaccctctgaagcaggaagtgtcgctgaagcggtctgggtctgagctggggctggtgctgcctgtgatgctgcaagtaagtctgttgtaggatctgacgaggcgacagacgaggggagcctctgagtagtcatgatagctggagctgctgtagacggaccggcagtatgcatgtgaggcggagtaggcatgccggtcaactcgctgaaggatgctccaagactcctggagactgacgactcaggcacgaacagcgaggaagactgctctggtgtaaagcccgtctgaaAAGGCGTGAACTGTGGGGCAACacccggtgaggctaaccactgggacacctgtactggaggtgacgtgaactgaactggaggcggtccctgactctgaagcccgatgggctgtactgctggagtcgtcgaagtggtaggaggctgtgcaagctagggcgaaggctgtggcattgggaccccaatagctgtcactacatgctgcatgaatcccatgagctgctgctgcataagtaactgctggtgctgaaggagctgctgctgccgctggaactcgtcctgacgagcctgaaactgtgcgaagttggcagctgtctcctgtgcctgtcgtgtctgatcctgctgcatccgctcaagaatagcaatgagagctgAGTCTGTCtgaggagcaggtggagcagaactggagctacctgcctctgcatcgtgtcggcgtggaggcatctgaggtataggctggtagtcgtcgtcggagctatcactgtactcgctcacctcctgctgtgcctctagctcctcctcctcagtagctgcaatccctctaatgatctcatcctgctgagctgcagactctggcacgtcggggcgacggctaggctgactgggtgcctgaggagtggcgtgtctgatccgctgtgacaggttgtaagctgggaactctgtggtggcacctgtatactcatccatcatgccagggggcttatccatcacaactctgcgaatgaggaaggtgatccagtgagcatagggaagctgcctgcgacccttgaatccctcagctatagtatcctccatctctgaaagaaggaggtcccagatgtcaaacactgtcatctgcatgatggcattgagaagccagagctgtaagcgagtcaggccctccctgcatcccaacctgggaagcagtgtcctcctgatgatggcctctagtatcctcgctgtaggagtcaagtcactggggttcctgctcgacccctcaccaaatggctccttgaagcaatgccgcactaagtctgtagggggtaccaaccctccatggggacgcctgggaggtccctgctgtccatagcaaacctcatgcatctttataggTTGCTCCTGTAGTcttagtatctccctggctctgccactagtcactctgtggtctttgccgttgaaagcaaagtgaatgaatctgtgatgaggatcgatgtagagtgaggcataaaactgatggacccaagatggtacatatatccccgtccgtccaatcagatctgacaatcctagcaaatatgacaagtattgccgaatgccctctccggctgctgccataatggactctatctgacagaccctctgtgatctgaacactgccccactgttaagatatgcattgtagaaatcctcatgcagtggcgtgtagaacccctcagctgctctctcatccctcctcggaggaaaccagatctcaaactcaacaaaacgcagctgctgaacctgcctggctgtagcggccctcaagtcgaggtgtaccactggaggcggaccctgtggaggacgtgaacccctgcgccgtgtaactggcctcggtggaactgcagcactggtacgactcgagcggcgtagctgaggtgccggctcggtctcctgactctcctgagtctcctgggctggctgaggctctgctggtaggggctgctgctgtgctgacggaccctcctcaatggcaacccgtcgtcctgccaacgtggcagtcccagctggactaccatgacgacgctcagcctcctcaatcgcagctctgactgcgggtgaaactggctgatctgcaatgacaactccgctgtgggtaccacctctctctgcacgctctgcggcctctgcaacagctgctgctctcgctgtctcggcgtcggggtacttgcgcttcttggatgctacttgcttggttgacttgcccttggatccggctggctgacgaggcgggggcctccgatcatcatcgcctgggccaccaccaacattcttggtgcgagccatctgagctgacaagatggtgaactgccgctgatgaagatcaactgtcaatactgctgctttcgaggcttggcctcgatccttactcgcgagcttggctccgagtttgctgccaactgccagacgaaacacaacggaaccgactcgctgcacgatggaatagatggatatacaaataaatacaatatatctaatagatgcgaaatcctaatagagaaagcaatgtagatgcgaaattgaatcgagtggctttctacctgacgatcagcaatCCGAGAATAGGTAAGATGTCACGTGGGGgatctcggaaccggctagggttaggtcaaatgctctgaatgcaatggggaacagtgtatttagaatttgatctaggtcacaattggagatcaaaTTGAAACACAAAGATTTCCataccaatcactgggagaataggGCAAGAACACTTGGCGAAGAGCGGCAGCCTTGGCACGATTGACCGGCGAGCTTTGGTCGAGAGGAGGCCGGCGAGGAGCTGAGCAGGCGAGGTGGCGCGGGCGGTGCTCCGAGATGAGCTGGCGCGAGGCTCGgtagcgcgcggctgggctgcagCGGCGCGTGGCTGGCAAGGGGGCCGAGCGCGGCGGCGCAAAGGATGGCGGCGTCTTCGgcaaggcagcggcggcgcggcttggTGGCGCGTGGGCTAGGGTATGGCGGCGGCTCGAGCTGAGgtcaaagaagaaaaaggagatcCGGATTTATAACCCCCAACacgtgacagagaaggaaacgggaaaagagtccttaagacgcgcgagatccactgaccggacgctccggtggtagcgaccggacgctaccacccagcgtccggtcgattccagagaggtccaaatcctctgaaatcgcgaccggacgcgtccggtggtccatgaccggacgcaggcagggtccggtcagtacagttTGTCCTTccttcatcgaccggacgctgaaccctttctgaccggacgcacagacgcagcgtccggtcactccttcaacagcagttcacctcctgtgaactgaccggacgctggacagcagcgtccggtgcagtgtccggtgcaccttttccagcaattcttcaacataccttcgcgctacctgttcccaatcaagtcccaatttgaataagatccaaataaacaccaattgggactgatgtgagtgacctctctcaaaccctcatatttttcaaaatattttgccttaggctataattctttttaagaaaataggcaacaagagggcaaatggaacaaaatgacaaaacaacattcatgcatatgtaatacttgtaagtaaatctagttgcttgtcaagtttgatccaaggttaagcttcttcacacgcttttcggcggttatcttaaccatgttagacaagccctatatgcattgccacaaattaaacatgttgtattttacaatgaatgcaagggacaacacaagctcaattttttgtgaagttactaaaatcaagtacattgagctcgttccgcaatctacaaaatgtagcttcatctagcggtttagtgaagatatccgctaattgatcttcggatcttacaccttctagtgatatatcatttttagctacatgatctcttagaaagtgatggcggatatctatatgcttggtgcgagagtgttgaaccggattatttgcaagttttaccgcactttcattgtcgcacaaaagaggtactttcactagaactactccatagtctagtaaagtttgtttcatgtataatatttgtgcacaacaagcacccgcggcaatgtattccgcttcggcggtggacaaagccacactattttgtttcttggaggaccaagacacaagtgatctaccaagcaaatggcaccctccggatgtgctctttctatcaactttgcatccggcgtagtccgaatcggaatagccaattaattcaaataaagctcctttgggataccaaaggccaatgcttggtgtgtgcttaagatacctaaggattctttttacggcaattaaatgtgtttccttaggactagcttgaaatctagcacacatacacacactaaacatgatgtcgggcctagatgcggttaaatataacaagctaccaatcatagaatggtagagagtttgatcaaccgagttacctccctcatctaggtcgagatgtccattggtaggcattggggtcttgattggcttacattcatccatcttgaatctcttgagaagatcttttgtgtatttctcttgagagatgaagatgccttctttcatttgcttgacttgaaaaccaagaaagaatgtaagctcaccaatcattgacatctcgaactccttagacatcaattcaccaaattctttgcatgagtcttcatttgatgatccaaagatgatatcatcaacatatacttgacaaatgaagatatgcccatcaagcttcttggtgaatagtgtggtgtcgaccttcccaatggtgaagcccttctcaataaggaagtcccgaaagcgctcataccaagctcttggggcttgcttaagcccatatagtgccttggacaacctataaacatgattaggatatctagggtcttcaaacccgggaggttgatcaacatagactagttcattaataaagccatttaagaatgcacttttcacatccatttgatatagtttcatttcatggtgtgatgcatatgcaagaaggatacggatggcttctaatcttgcaaccggtgcaaaggtttctccaaaatctaaaccttcaacttgagagaacccctttgcaactagt encodes:
- the LOC136469356 gene encoding putative disease resistance RPP13-like protein 1, which produces MASSLTMFVANLVLAEISEHRAVKGDVNRLKKNYERVVLMMESAERKVMLDDEVGRYWLKRVKDHMYQVENVVDQWIIKNDKPRGSLRRTISCGDHSGLIKVAAAIKELNVDFESILKLPVETKTNQHAIRSYGKTAPDYNADIIGDYVDSDASDLIELLHSSKKRCRLIAIVGMVGIGKTTLARRIYHRVKVGDGNAHHFEKKLWIRFSNDLSSLIMWSDRRKEGPTKDQLQKLGDEIAKKKFLLVVDSVWTENVWEALLEGPLQQGNSESSRVIVSTRNKHIAKRIGAGHIHYVKRMNNIDALSLLFRRASISENDEADLKDIGQQIVKKCDGLPLAIRSIGRTLRGHEPTRHDWETVCRTAFQDLSPEEQYMINLSFQNLPSYMRQCFLYCSVFPEDFFIEKQYIIQQWISEGFIVEKRKLTMEEVAEYYFDELIGRGLLHREFGNAGAIGAKMPIMIRSFAKDVSDYENFCNESVSITNLFEVRRLSIVENNEVKDHNDDGNENENGDSGEIIGAEENINDNMANNNHRNNNEARREANTGESVSLHGLRRMKYLRTLVLHKSTIPDGIRVDMFKQLNLLRVLDLREVQGIRTLPISIGSLEHLRYLNISETNIRKLPRSIVYLRMLQYLLLRNCSEIQTLPKGIRQLRYLRCLDISGTGIKDINWSFSGMEELISMQGFPIGDNIGSLQSLDLKFPKKLDILRIDGLEEITTTTTTQQQQQQQQSPPENKWPIKKYQLKELELCYINVDPPLVPDDPTDERRQVLERFVPHKSLVHLKIQNYYGKQYPSWILTLSNLQRLHLQNCVWCKKLPSLGELPQLKFLAVTGFDNLCSLGMEFRGDLQGKVAFSRLQQLFIGDMKALHTWSDLQSQDLPQLQILRLLGCINLVVIPLILQESTTLMRLEIDTRTKTMIEDKLQGFTKGKVVNMDDTWELQQDRIVIADVAPQNVHPPHQQDEIVEAADQQNAHPSQQDEIVQATVAPQNAQPPQQEIVEAEVAPQNTHPHEQDEVVEERVALPKKMPKIFQLDIINVVLTIFATTILCSILYLMC